The Sulfurimonas lithotrophica genome includes a region encoding these proteins:
- the ychF gene encoding redox-regulated ATPase YchF: MGLSIGLVGLPNVGKSTTFNALTKAQNAEAANYPFCTIEPNKAIVPVPDSRLAELAKIVNPERIQYSTLDFVDIAGLVKGASKGEGLGNKFLSNIRETEVILQIVRCFDDENIVHNEGSIDPLRDVEIIEGELILADIEVLSNRIDRLKRQAKADKSAKAILDVAEELLEFLGEGNLARNFSKADTDEYKQLNQEVRFLTNKEIMYGANTDEDGLLEDNEYVKVLKEHAHKNNCELIKLCAKVEEELVGLDDEEAKEFLDELGVEESGLEQIIHKGFDKLGLMSYFTAGVKEVRAWTIRQNSTAPRAAAAIHNDFEKGFIRAEVISYDDFISCGGEQKSKEAGKMRLEGKEYIVQDGDVMHFRFNV; this comes from the coding sequence ATGGGATTAAGCATAGGTCTAGTAGGACTTCCAAACGTAGGTAAATCAACAACTTTCAACGCACTGACAAAAGCACAAAATGCAGAAGCTGCAAACTACCCTTTTTGTACTATAGAGCCAAATAAAGCAATCGTTCCGGTACCTGATTCAAGACTTGCAGAACTTGCAAAAATAGTAAATCCTGAACGCATCCAATACTCCACACTTGACTTTGTAGATATTGCAGGACTTGTAAAGGGTGCCAGTAAAGGTGAAGGGCTTGGAAATAAATTCTTGTCAAACATACGCGAAACAGAAGTTATCTTACAAATAGTCAGATGTTTTGATGATGAAAACATTGTTCATAACGAAGGAAGTATAGACCCACTTCGTGATGTTGAGATAATCGAAGGTGAACTTATCTTAGCAGATATAGAGGTGTTATCAAATCGTATCGATAGACTTAAAAGACAAGCTAAAGCCGATAAAAGCGCGAAAGCCATCTTAGATGTAGCAGAAGAGCTGTTGGAGTTCTTAGGTGAAGGAAACCTTGCAAGGAATTTCTCTAAAGCCGATACTGATGAGTACAAACAACTAAACCAAGAAGTTAGGTTTTTAACAAACAAAGAGATAATGTATGGTGCAAATACTGATGAAGACGGTCTTTTAGAAGATAATGAATACGTAAAAGTTCTAAAAGAACATGCCCATAAGAATAACTGTGAGCTTATAAAACTTTGTGCCAAAGTTGAAGAAGAACTAGTAGGTTTGGATGATGAAGAAGCTAAAGAGTTTTTAGACGAGCTTGGCGTTGAAGAATCCGGACTTGAACAGATTATCCATAAAGGTTTTGATAAACTTGGTCTTATGAGTTATTTTACCGCAGGTGTAAAAGAGGTACGTGCATGGACAATAAGACAAAACTCAACTGCACCGCGTGCTGCAGCTGCTATTCATAACGATTTTGAAAAAGGTTTTATCCGTGCAGAAGTTATATCTTATGATGATTTTATATCTTGTGGCGGTGAACAAAAGTCAAAAGAAGCGGGTAAAATGAGACTTGAAGGTAAAGAATATATTGTGCAAGACGGTGATGTAATGCACTTTAGATTTAATGTATAG
- a CDS encoding phosphatidylserine decarboxylase, which produces MKRHITSIISQTFGKFAKKEFLPSIQTMINKTYISMMGLDMTEFNPASSYSSLNKLFTRKLEKPREFSLDADDFISPCDSWISACGEIKEDTALQIKGMQYNCSDFLGKEFFAEEKEIIKNGVFINFYLSPKDYHRYHMPINTKVLKVVHIPGKFYPVNLPSLKKRFNLFIENERVVLKCQAQNNKIFYMVLVSALNVGVMNISFEPKIKTNADIINSRVYEYKSQNLDKGQDFGCFEMGSTIVILAEKDMLDLSIKTNDNVKYGQTIAKVI; this is translated from the coding sequence ATGAAAAGACACATAACATCGATTATTTCACAAACTTTTGGAAAGTTTGCCAAAAAAGAATTTTTACCATCTATTCAAACAATGATAAACAAAACATATATCTCTATGATGGGTTTAGATATGACAGAGTTTAATCCTGCAAGCTCATACTCATCTTTAAATAAGCTTTTTACAAGAAAGTTAGAAAAACCTAGAGAATTTTCTTTAGACGCAGATGATTTTATATCTCCGTGTGATTCGTGGATATCCGCTTGTGGGGAGATTAAAGAAGACACAGCCTTACAAATTAAAGGGATGCAATACAATTGTAGCGATTTTTTAGGTAAAGAGTTTTTTGCAGAGGAGAAAGAGATAATAAAAAACGGAGTATTTATAAACTTTTATCTATCTCCAAAAGATTATCATAGATATCATATGCCAATAAACACTAAGGTTTTAAAGGTTGTACACATACCGGGGAAATTTTATCCGGTTAACTTGCCTTCACTAAAAAAAAGGTTTAATCTTTTTATTGAAAATGAACGTGTAGTTTTAAAATGTCAAGCACAAAATAATAAGATTTTTTATATGGTTTTAGTTAGCGCACTTAATGTAGGTGTGATGAATATTAGTTTTGAACCAAAAATTAAAACAAATGCAGATATAATTAATAGTCGTGTATATGAATATAAAAGTCAAAACTTGGATAAAGGTCAAGATTTTGGATGTTTTGAAATGGGTTCGACTATAGTCATCCTGGCTGAAAAAGATATGTTGGATTTAAGTATAAAAACTAATGACAATGTAAAATACGGACAAACAATAGCAAAGGTAATATAA